A genome region from Meriones unguiculatus strain TT.TT164.6M chromosome 2, Bangor_MerUng_6.1, whole genome shotgun sequence includes the following:
- the Lta4h gene encoding leukotriene A-4 hydrolase isoform X1 gives MPEVADTCSLASPASVCRTQHLHLRCSVDFARRALTGTAALTVQSQEDNLRSLTLDTKDLTIEKVVINGQEVKYTLGERQGYKGSPMEISLPIALSKNQEVVIEISFETSPKSSALQWLTPEQTSGKQHPYLFSQCQAIHCRAILPCQDTPSVKLTYTAEVSVPKELVALMSAIRDGEAPDPEDPNRKIYRFNQKVPIPCYLIALVVGALESRQIGPRTLVWSEKEQVEKSAYEFSETESMLKIAEDLGGPYVWGQYDLLVLPPSFPYGGMENPCLTFVTPTLLAGDKSLSNVIAHEISHSWTGNLVTNKTWDHFWLNEGHTVYLERHICGRLFGEKFRHFHALGGWGELQNTIKTFGESHPFTKLVVDLKDVDPDVAYSSIPYEKGFALLFYLEQLLGGPEVFLGFLKAYVENFSYKSVTTDDWKSFLYSHFKDKVDLLNQVDWNAWLYSPGLPPVKPNYDMTLTNACIALSQRWVTAKEEDLNSFSIADLKDLSSHQLNEFLAQVLQKAPLPLGHIKRMQEVYNFNAISNSEIRFRWLRLCIQSKWEEAIPLALKMATEQGRMKFTRPLFKDLAAFDKSHDQAVRTYQEHKASMHPVTAMLVGKDLKVD, from the exons ATGCCCGAGGTCGCGGATACGTGCTCCCTGGCTTCTCCAGCCTCCGTCTGCCGAACGCAGCACCTCCACCTGCGCTGCAGCGTCGACTTCGCTCGCCGGGCGCTGACCGGGACCGCCGCGCTCACCGTCCAGTCCCAGGAGGATAATCTGCGCAGCCTG aCTTTGGATACAAAAGACCTTACGATAGAAAAAGTAGTGATCAATGGACAAGAAGTCAAATACACCCTCGGAGAAAGACAAGGTTACAAAGGGTCACCGATGGAAATCTCCCTTCCCATCGCTCTGAGCAA AAATCAAGAGGTTGTTATAGAAATCTCCTTTGAGACGTCTCCCAAGTCCTCTGCTCTTCAGTGGCTCACTCCTGAACAGACTTCTGGGAAACAGCATCCGTATCTCTTCAGTCAGTGCCAG GCCATCCATTGCCGGGCGATCCTCCCATGCCAAGACACTCCTTCTGTGAAGCTAACCTACactgcagag GTGTCTGTCCCAAAGGAACTGGTGGCTCTCATGAGTGCAATCCGAGATGGAGAAGCCCCTGACCCAGAAGACCCCAACAGGAAGATATACAGATTCAACCAGAAG GTTCCCATACCGTGCTACCTGATCGCGTTAGTTGTTGGCGCTTTAGAAAGCAG GCAAATTGGCCCAAGAACTCTGGTGTGGTCGGAGAAGGAGCAGGTGGAAAAATCTGCTTATGAGTTCTCTGAG actgaATCTATGCTTAAGATTGCAGAAGACCTAGGAGGGCCCTATGTGTGGGGCCAGTACGACCTGCTGGTtctgcctccctcctttccctatGGCGGCATGGAGAACCCTTGTCTTACATTCGTGACGCCTACTCTCCTG gcAGGTGACAAGTCACTCTCCAAT GTTATTGCACACGAGATATCTCACAGCTGGACAGGAAACCTAGTGACTAACAAAACTTGGGACCACTTTTG GTTAAACGAAGGACATACCGTCTACTTAGAGCGTCACATTTGTGGACGATTGTTCGGGGAGAAGTTCAGACATTTCCATGCTTTGGGAGGATGGGGAGAGCTACAAAATACG ATAAAAACTTTTGGGGAGTCCCATCCCTTCACCAAGCTCGTGGTTGACCTGAAGGACGTAGACCCGGATGTAGCCTATTCCTCCATTCCCTATGAGAAGGGCTTCGCATTACTCTTCTACCTTGAACAACTTCTTGGTGGACCAG aggTGTTTCTAGGATTCTTAAAGGCttatgttgagaatttttcctacAAGAGTGTGACCACTGATGACTGGAAGAGTTTCCTCTATTCCCACTTTAAAGATAAG GTGGATCTTCTCAATCAAGTTGACTGGAATGCCTGGCTCTATTCTCCTGGCCTGCCTCCTGTCAAACCCAA TTACGATATGACTCTGACAAATGCTTGCATCGCCTTAAGTCAAAGATGGGTCACT gccaaagaggaggacttgAATTCATTCAGCATTGCTGACCTGAAGGACCTCTCCTCGCATCAGCTGAACGAGTTCCTAGCACAGGTGCTTCAAAAG GCGCCTCTTCCCTTGGGGCACATAAAGCGAATGCAAGAGGTGTACAACTTCAATGCCATTAGCAATTCTGAAATACGATTCAG ATGGTTACGGCTCTGCATTCAATCAAAATGGGAGGAGGCAATTCCTTTGGCTCTAAAAATGGCAACTGAACAAGGAAGGATGAAATTTACCAGACCTCTGTTCAA gGATCTTGCTGCCTTTGACAAATCCCATGATCAAGCTGTGCGCACCTACCAAGAGCATAAAGCCAGTATGCATCCTGTGACTGCAATGTTGGTGGGGAAAGATTTGAAAGTGGATTAA
- the Lta4h gene encoding leukotriene A-4 hydrolase isoform X2 produces the protein MPEVADTCSLASPASVCRTQHLHLRCSVDFARRALTGTAALTVQSQEDNLRSLTLDTKDLTIEKVVINGQEVKYTLGERQGYKGSPMEISLPIALSKNQEVVIEISFETSPKSSALQWLTPEQTSGKQHPYLFSQCQAIHCRAILPCQDTPSVKLTYTAEVSVPKELVALMSAIRDGEAPDPEDPNRKIYRFNQKVPIPCYLIALVVGALESRQIGPRTLVWSEKEQVEKSAYEFSETESMLKIAEDLGGPYVWGQYDLLVLPPSFPYGGMENPCLTFVTPTLLAGDKSLSNVIAHEISHSWTGNLVTNKTWDHFWLNEGHTVYLERHICGRLFGEKFRHFHALGGWGELQNTIKTFGESHPFTKLVVDLKDVDPDVAYSSIPYEKGFALLFYLEQLLGGPEVFLGFLKAYVENFSYKSVTTDDWKSFLYSHFKDKVDLLNQVDWNAWLYSPGLPPVKPNYDMTLTNACIALSQRWVTAKEEDLNSFSIADLKDLSSHQLNEFLAQVLQKMVTALHSIKMGGGNSFGSKNGN, from the exons ATGCCCGAGGTCGCGGATACGTGCTCCCTGGCTTCTCCAGCCTCCGTCTGCCGAACGCAGCACCTCCACCTGCGCTGCAGCGTCGACTTCGCTCGCCGGGCGCTGACCGGGACCGCCGCGCTCACCGTCCAGTCCCAGGAGGATAATCTGCGCAGCCTG aCTTTGGATACAAAAGACCTTACGATAGAAAAAGTAGTGATCAATGGACAAGAAGTCAAATACACCCTCGGAGAAAGACAAGGTTACAAAGGGTCACCGATGGAAATCTCCCTTCCCATCGCTCTGAGCAA AAATCAAGAGGTTGTTATAGAAATCTCCTTTGAGACGTCTCCCAAGTCCTCTGCTCTTCAGTGGCTCACTCCTGAACAGACTTCTGGGAAACAGCATCCGTATCTCTTCAGTCAGTGCCAG GCCATCCATTGCCGGGCGATCCTCCCATGCCAAGACACTCCTTCTGTGAAGCTAACCTACactgcagag GTGTCTGTCCCAAAGGAACTGGTGGCTCTCATGAGTGCAATCCGAGATGGAGAAGCCCCTGACCCAGAAGACCCCAACAGGAAGATATACAGATTCAACCAGAAG GTTCCCATACCGTGCTACCTGATCGCGTTAGTTGTTGGCGCTTTAGAAAGCAG GCAAATTGGCCCAAGAACTCTGGTGTGGTCGGAGAAGGAGCAGGTGGAAAAATCTGCTTATGAGTTCTCTGAG actgaATCTATGCTTAAGATTGCAGAAGACCTAGGAGGGCCCTATGTGTGGGGCCAGTACGACCTGCTGGTtctgcctccctcctttccctatGGCGGCATGGAGAACCCTTGTCTTACATTCGTGACGCCTACTCTCCTG gcAGGTGACAAGTCACTCTCCAAT GTTATTGCACACGAGATATCTCACAGCTGGACAGGAAACCTAGTGACTAACAAAACTTGGGACCACTTTTG GTTAAACGAAGGACATACCGTCTACTTAGAGCGTCACATTTGTGGACGATTGTTCGGGGAGAAGTTCAGACATTTCCATGCTTTGGGAGGATGGGGAGAGCTACAAAATACG ATAAAAACTTTTGGGGAGTCCCATCCCTTCACCAAGCTCGTGGTTGACCTGAAGGACGTAGACCCGGATGTAGCCTATTCCTCCATTCCCTATGAGAAGGGCTTCGCATTACTCTTCTACCTTGAACAACTTCTTGGTGGACCAG aggTGTTTCTAGGATTCTTAAAGGCttatgttgagaatttttcctacAAGAGTGTGACCACTGATGACTGGAAGAGTTTCCTCTATTCCCACTTTAAAGATAAG GTGGATCTTCTCAATCAAGTTGACTGGAATGCCTGGCTCTATTCTCCTGGCCTGCCTCCTGTCAAACCCAA TTACGATATGACTCTGACAAATGCTTGCATCGCCTTAAGTCAAAGATGGGTCACT gccaaagaggaggacttgAATTCATTCAGCATTGCTGACCTGAAGGACCTCTCCTCGCATCAGCTGAACGAGTTCCTAGCACAGGTGCTTCAAAAG ATGGTTACGGCTCTGCATTCAATCAAAATGGGAGGAGGCAATTCCTTTGGCTCTAAAAATGGCAACTGA